In one Flavobacteriales bacterium genomic region, the following are encoded:
- a CDS encoding sodium-translocating pyrophosphatase, with translation MGSELMYYIPALGVVGLIVMIAKALWVNKQDAGDANMKELAGYIASGASAFLKAEWKVLGIFAVLAAVLLAWSGTLVEHSDWVIAVAFLIGAFFSAFAGWIGMSIATKANVRTTQAARTSLAKGLQVSFNGGTVMGLGVSGLAVLGLSVLFIVFYRMYVNGASPNGEEMMKALEVLAGFSLGAESIALFARVGGGIYTKAADVGADLVGKVEAGIPEDDPRNPATVADNVGDNVGDVAGMGADLFGSYVATILSTMVLGREVIATGDSFGGLSPILLPMVIAGLGILFSIIGTFFVRISKDTDSVMAALNKGNIGSILLTAVASYFVIGWMLPETMSFQRGDVVLEIARMNVFWAIILGLVVGFLMSYITEYYTAMGRKPVMSIVKKSGTGHATNVIGGLAVGMESTFLPVIVLAAGIFGSFQLAGLYGVAIAAAGMMATTAMQLAIDAFGPIADNAGGIAEMSGLPKEVRERTDILDATGNTTAATGKGFAIASAALTALALFAAYVGLAGITAIDIYKADVLAMLFVGGMIPFLFSSMAISAVGKAAMDMVREVRRQFKEIPGIMEGKGKPEYEKCVAISTQASIREMILPGALALLSPVIVGFAFGPEALGGLLAGITVSGVLMGIFQNNAGGAWDNAKKSFEKGVEIDGQMYYKHKSDKPSPPHQAAVTGDTVGDPFKDTSGPSMNILIKLTSIVALIIAPHINEAGHHAAGAAVPAMEAAPAAGHAAAHAEGATQEAADADREALGHMEARATDYSTKLITGFEVKGASGGMENDLMTFIMRAIPADKTTWIAFNEVGYAGTALTPASDAQVTNTAEILKAYPTLKLELGAGGADAQTKAEALRNAIIAKGIASDRLVANGYGADAPFASKPLYLDKPSTQGPALRVSER, from the coding sequence ATGGGAAGTGAACTGATGTACTACATCCCCGCGCTGGGCGTGGTGGGCCTGATAGTGATGATCGCCAAGGCGCTCTGGGTGAACAAGCAGGATGCCGGCGACGCCAACATGAAGGAACTGGCTGGCTACATCGCCAGCGGTGCCAGCGCCTTCCTGAAGGCCGAATGGAAGGTGCTCGGGATCTTCGCTGTGCTGGCCGCCGTGCTGCTGGCCTGGAGCGGTACGCTGGTGGAGCACAGCGACTGGGTGATCGCCGTGGCCTTCCTGATCGGCGCCTTCTTCAGCGCCTTCGCCGGCTGGATCGGCATGAGCATCGCCACCAAAGCCAACGTGCGCACCACGCAGGCCGCCCGCACCAGCCTGGCCAAGGGCCTGCAGGTGAGCTTCAATGGCGGCACCGTGATGGGCCTTGGCGTGAGCGGCCTGGCCGTGCTGGGCCTGAGCGTGCTGTTCATCGTGTTCTACCGGATGTACGTCAATGGCGCCTCACCGAACGGCGAGGAGATGATGAAGGCCTTGGAGGTGCTCGCCGGATTCTCGCTGGGCGCCGAGAGCATCGCGCTCTTCGCCCGTGTGGGCGGTGGCATCTACACGAAAGCAGCCGACGTGGGCGCCGACCTCGTGGGCAAGGTGGAGGCCGGCATCCCGGAGGATGATCCGCGCAACCCCGCCACCGTGGCCGACAACGTGGGCGACAACGTGGGCGACGTGGCCGGCATGGGCGCCGACCTCTTCGGCAGCTATGTCGCCACCATCCTCAGCACCATGGTGCTCGGCCGCGAGGTGATCGCCACCGGTGACAGCTTCGGCGGCCTCTCCCCGATCCTGCTGCCCATGGTGATCGCGGGCCTCGGCATCCTCTTCAGCATCATCGGCACCTTCTTCGTGCGCATCAGCAAGGACACCGACAGCGTGATGGCCGCACTCAACAAGGGCAACATCGGCAGCATCCTGCTCACGGCCGTGGCCAGTTATTTCGTCATCGGGTGGATGCTTCCCGAGACGATGTCGTTCCAGCGCGGTGATGTGGTGCTGGAAATCGCCCGCATGAACGTGTTCTGGGCCATCATCCTCGGCCTGGTGGTGGGCTTCCTGATGAGCTACATCACCGAGTACTACACCGCCATGGGCCGCAAGCCCGTGATGAGCATCGTGAAGAAGAGCGGCACCGGCCATGCCACCAACGTGATCGGCGGCCTCGCCGTGGGCATGGAGAGCACCTTCCTCCCGGTCATCGTGCTGGCGGCGGGCATCTTCGGGTCCTTCCAGCTGGCCGGCCTCTACGGCGTGGCCATCGCCGCGGCGGGCATGATGGCCACCACGGCCATGCAGCTCGCCATCGACGCCTTCGGCCCCATCGCCGACAACGCGGGCGGCATCGCTGAGATGAGCGGTCTGCCCAAGGAGGTGCGTGAGCGCACAGACATCCTCGACGCCACGGGCAACACCACCGCCGCCACGGGCAAGGGCTTCGCCATCGCCAGCGCCGCACTCACCGCCCTTGCGCTCTTCGCGGCCTACGTGGGCCTGGCGGGCATCACTGCCATCGACATCTACAAGGCCGACGTGCTGGCCATGCTCTTCGTGGGCGGCATGATCCCCTTCCTCTTCAGCAGCATGGCCATCAGCGCCGTTGGCAAGGCCGCCATGGACATGGTGCGCGAGGTACGCCGCCAGTTCAAGGAAATCCCCGGCATCATGGAGGGCAAGGGCAAGCCCGAGTACGAGAAGTGCGTGGCCATCAGCACGCAGGCTTCCATCCGCGAGATGATCCTGCCCGGTGCGCTCGCCCTGTTGAGCCCCGTGATCGTGGGCTTCGCCTTCGGTCCTGAGGCGCTCGGCGGCCTGCTGGCGGGCATCACCGTGAGCGGGGTGCTCATGGGCATCTTCCAGAACAATGCGGGCGGCGCGTGGGACAATGCCAAGAAGAGCTTCGAGAAGGGCGTGGAGATCGACGGGCAGATGTACTACAAGCACAAGAGCGACAAGCCCTCGCCCCCGCACCAGGCAGCCGTGACCGGCGACACCGTAGGCGATCCCTTCAAGGACACCAGCGGTCCTTCGATGAACATCCTCATCAAGCTCACCTCGATCGTAGCGCTTATCATCGCCCCGCACATCAATGAGGCCGGCCATCACGCGGCTGGCGCTGCGGTGCCCGCGATGGAGGCCGCGCCTGCCGCCGGCCATGCTGCAGCCCATGCCGAGGGCGCGACCCAGGAGGCCGCCGACGCCGACCGGGAGGCCCTCGGGCACATGGAGGCCCGGGCCACCGATTACAGCACCAAGCTGATCACCGGCTTCGAGGTGAAGGGCGCCAGTGGCGGAATGGAGAACGACCTGATGACCTTCATCATGCGCGCCATCCCCGCCGACAAGACCACCTGGATCGCCTTCAACGAGGTGGGTTATGCCGGCACCGCGCTCACCCCCGCTTCCGATGCCCAGGTGACCAATACGGCCGAGATCCTCAAGGCCTACCCCACCCTGAAGCTCGAGTTGGGAGCCGGTGGCGCCGATGCGCAAACCAAGGCCGAAGCGCTCCGTAATGCCATCATCGCCAAAGGCATCGCATCGGATCGCCTGGTGGCCAATGGCTATGGAGCCGATGCTCCATTCGCCAGCAAGCCGCTCTACCTCGACAAGCCCTCCACCCAGGGCCCTGCCCTTCGCGTGAGCGAGCGCTAG
- a CDS encoding glycosyltransferase family 39 protein produces MTAAAFRWSLAGLAAVALSGAGLDVMEVDAAQYAAMSRDMLAQDDWLKLYHRGRDYLDKPPLLFWLSALSFKLFGVHNWSYKLPSILFAFLGVFSTYRFAQLFHGAAIARRAAVMFGASAAFLLMTNDVRCDTLLTGSVVTAIWAGATWMQQRRWWQLLAAAAAVAAGMLAKGPMGAVAPVAALGAHLALGGHWRALRDLRWLAAPLLVALALIPMCIGLYEQHGVHGIRFYFWEQSFGRITGENRWRDDSTVLFFTHELLWQVLPWTLFVVVGLGQHVIAAFRRQPMPEHAAMGGSLLVFAALSLSQFKLPHYLYVIMPLLAVLGAIGWDHAAARWARYGQAAVVSFLAVALIALTAWCFPTRWWPIIPLALAPGGVLLCRGLAAQHRDQLFTGTVWVWLVAGLGLNTLIYPEVLGYQANARAGRWAKAQGLDANRFFVLNAGGTALDFYAGFTPGGLASAEQAAEVVNPGFAIYTDAQGLKELSASGLVTDRVLEFEDYRVQLLSLDFILPGTRAEATDRRYVVVY; encoded by the coding sequence ATGACCGCCGCAGCCTTCCGCTGGTCGCTGGCCGGCTTGGCCGCTGTGGCGCTCTCGGGCGCCGGCCTTGATGTGATGGAGGTGGATGCCGCCCAGTACGCGGCCATGTCGCGCGATATGCTGGCGCAGGATGACTGGCTCAAGCTCTACCACCGCGGGCGCGACTACCTAGACAAGCCGCCATTGCTCTTCTGGCTCTCAGCGCTCTCCTTCAAGCTCTTCGGCGTGCACAATTGGAGCTACAAGCTCCCCAGCATACTCTTCGCATTCCTCGGCGTATTCAGCACGTACCGCTTCGCGCAGCTCTTCCACGGCGCGGCCATCGCACGCCGCGCCGCGGTCATGTTCGGTGCGAGCGCGGCCTTCCTGCTCATGACCAATGACGTGCGGTGCGATACGCTCCTCACCGGCTCGGTGGTCACGGCCATCTGGGCGGGCGCTACCTGGATGCAGCAGCGTCGTTGGTGGCAGCTGTTGGCGGCGGCTGCCGCGGTGGCGGCCGGCATGCTCGCCAAGGGCCCCATGGGTGCTGTGGCCCCCGTGGCCGCCTTGGGGGCCCACCTGGCCTTGGGCGGTCACTGGCGGGCTCTGCGCGACCTCCGATGGCTGGCCGCTCCGTTGCTCGTGGCCCTCGCCCTCATCCCGATGTGCATCGGCCTCTATGAGCAGCACGGTGTGCACGGCATCCGCTTCTATTTCTGGGAGCAGAGCTTCGGGCGCATCACGGGCGAGAACCGTTGGAGGGATGATAGCACGGTGCTCTTCTTCACCCATGAGCTGCTCTGGCAGGTGCTGCCGTGGACGCTGTTCGTGGTCGTCGGTCTTGGGCAGCATGTCATCGCCGCCTTCCGGCGCCAGCCTATGCCGGAGCATGCCGCCATGGGCGGCAGCCTGCTGGTATTCGCTGCGCTATCGCTGTCACAGTTCAAGCTACCGCATTACCTCTATGTCATCATGCCCTTGCTCGCGGTGCTCGGTGCCATCGGCTGGGACCATGCTGCGGCCCGATGGGCACGGTACGGGCAGGCCGCCGTGGTCTCGTTCTTGGCCGTGGCGCTCATCGCATTGACGGCATGGTGCTTCCCCACGCGCTGGTGGCCCATCATCCCGCTTGCACTTGCGCCCGGCGGCGTTTTGCTCTGTCGTGGTCTGGCGGCTCAGCATCGTGATCAGCTCTTCACCGGTACGGTATGGGTCTGGCTGGTCGCAGGCCTGGGGCTGAACACGCTGATCTACCCTGAGGTGCTGGGCTACCAGGCCAATGCCCGGGCAGGGCGGTGGGCGAAAGCGCAGGGGCTGGATGCCAACCGATTCTTTGTGCTGAACGCTGGCGGCACGGCACTCGACTTCTATGCGGGGTTCACCCCGGGAGGATTGGCTTCAGCCGAACAGGCCGCAGAGGTGGTCAATCCCGGATTCGCCATCTATACCGACGCTCAGGGCCTGAAGGAGCTGTCGGCAAGTGGGCTCGTGACGGATAGGGTGCTGGAATTCGAGGACTACCGCGTACAGCTCCTCTCCCTGGACTTCATCCTCCCAGGGACGCGGGCTGAGGCGACGGACCGTCGTTATGTGGTGGTGTATTGA